The genomic segment ACGTCCACCATCAGTTGCCGCGCTGCCTCACCTTGCCCCTTGCGATCGGTTTGCAACACCGCCAAGGCACGCTCGAGCGCCTCGCGGTACTGGCCGCTGCCGGCCAGAGCGAATGCGAGCTTCATTTGCACTGCCATGTCGAGCGGATTGGCATCGGCCGCTGCCCGTACCGTTTCCAGGTCGCCCGCCCCCCGCGCGGCGCGCCGCAGAACAGACTGCGCCTTCAGCCCCTCGGCTTCTGGCTCTAAAAAGCCTTCCCCCTCCAGGTGCTCGATCTGTTCTTCGGCGTCGTCTAATAAATCTTGTGCCAGCAGGACACGGGTGAGGGCCAGCCGCAGAGGTCGATCCTGCGGCGCCAATAGGATTGCTGCGCGCAGCTTCTCGGCCGCCGCCGCCGGGTCGGCCTGTTCCAAACGCATGGCCTCACCCAGCAACTTTTCGGCTTCGCTAGGCTCCAAGGATTGCAGCCACGCGCGCAATTGCTCCTCGGGCATGACCCCGACGAACTGATTGACGAGTCGCCCGTTGCGGACCGCGAACACGGCCGGGATCGACGAAACGCGTAGCTCGCCAGCAATGGTCGGCGAAGAATCGACGTTGATCTTGGCCAGCAGGAATTTACCGGCCGACTCGTCGGCCAGCTTCTCCAGCATCGGTCCCAACTGTCGGCAAGGGCCACACCAAGGAGCCCAAAAATCAATGACAACCGGCAACTCGGCCGAGCGTTCCAAGACTTCCTTATCGAACGTGGCATCCGTGACTTCGATTGTCCACTGTGAGGACGGCACCATGACGAACTCCTAAAGGCTTGCGGCCAATCCTCGGACGCCTGCTAGTTCTTCTTTTTCAACACGCCACGCTCTTCGAGCCAGGTGGCGAGACACTCAGGCCAGGTCGACAGTACAGGATTGTTGCGGGCCAATCCCACACCGTGCGGGCCAGTTTGATAAACGTGCAACTCGCCCGGCACCTTCGCGCGGCGCATCGCCTCGTAGAACATGATGCTGTTTTCCGGTGGCACGGCCGTGTCCGCGGCCGTATGGAACAAAAACGTCGGCGGGGTGCGGGCTGTTACTTGCGTCTGGTTGGAAAGGCTGGCCACCAGGGCGGCCGGTGGATTCTTGCCCAGCAGGTTCTCGCGCGAACCGCCGTGGGCAAACTCCCCTTCCAGCGTGATCACAGGATATGCCAGGACCGCGAAATTCGGCCGGCAGCCGACGCGATCGGTCGGGTCCTTGGCGTCCGCCTGACCATCGTCGAAATGCGTGGCGGCAGTCGAGGCCAGGTGGCCGCCGGCCGAAAAGCCCATAATGCCAACTCGTTCGGGATCGATGCCCCATTCCTTGGCATTGGTACGCACCACACGAATGGCTCGCTGCGCATCCGAAATTGGCATCGGATGATGATAGCGCGGCGCGAGTCGATACCGCAGCACGAATGCGGTGACGCCGTATTCGTTAAACCACTGGGCCACTTCGTGCCCTTCGTACGTCATAGCCAGATGACCGTAGCCTCCGCCGGGACAAACGATGACGGCTGCTCCGCCCGCCTTATCGGCCGGCGCCTTGTGCAGCCAAATGCACGGCTTATCGACGTCTTCGTTCCCGACCGCGCCGGGTGCGCCGGACGGCCAAAGCAAAATCTGCGGCGGTTCGTCGGCGTTACATCGTGCCACCACGCCCCAGGCGACGGCCAGCGAAAACATTGCTTGCAAAAGGAAACTACTTGTCGAGTTCATGGTGTGATCCCAGGCTGATGGAAAATTCGGATGGGGCGTCGCATGTTACGGCTTCTCGGCATCTCGCGCTGCCGCCCCGTCAAAGCCGATCAGCCAACGGGCCGAGGGATCGTCGGGCGAATGGTCAAGCGCGAGGAACGTCAATAGATCGATTAGCTCCTGCGGCTTCAACTGTTTGTCGATATCTTCCGGCATCAAGGACAGCTTACTCGTTTCCATCTGCGCAACCTGCGCGCGGGGAATTGTTTCGGTTTTACCCCCTTGTTGCCTGAGAACGATGCGCTCGGGGCTATCTTCGTCGAGTAGCCCGGTGAGGATGCGACCATCTTCGGTAACTACCGTGCGGGCCTGATAAGCGGCCCCGATGACCAGACTCGGATCCAGCACGTTCGATAGCAGCTGCTCATAGGAGCCACGACCGTTGACCGTTATGTCCGGGCCGATGGTCTGCCCCTCGCCGTAGATCTTATGGCAGTTGCCGCATGTCTTTTGAAAGATGACGCGGCCGGCCACGGGATCCCCCACGGTCGCACGGACCAACTGGCGGGCACGTTTGATCGTTTGTTCGCGGTCGGGGCTTCGTTCGGTGCGAACCGTTCCCCACAATCGCGTTACCTCGGCCTGCAGCGACTCGTCACCGGTGGCCAGCAGTCGACGGATTTGATTGGCATCGATGGCGCTTGCGGGCAACTGTTCTGCCGCGATGCTGGCCATCAGTTTGCGTCCCCAAGCGGGGCGACCGGCCAAGAGCACAATCACTTGCGGTTTCAATTCGGGTTCGAGACTCGGATAGGCCCGCAGTGCCAGATCGGCCACGGCGTCGTCGTCCAACCTGCCCAGCAAGGCGAGCACGCGCCGCCGCAACTCGGCCGATGCGCCATCGCGATCGACCAACAAAGGCTCGGCTAGCGTCAGCAGCTCGTGATCCTTGGCAGCCACGAGCGCCGCGAAAGCTTCGCCACGCACCGTGTCGGAATGGTCCGTAGCGACAAGCGCTCGGCGGACCGTCGGCAAAGGCGATGGATCATGCCAGCTCACCGCCACTAGCGCCACGTCAAGATAGAGCGGATGATCGACCCCACGGTCCAAGACCCGCTTCATGAACGCCTGACACTCCGCGCGTAAGAGTTCCAGCGGCTTGCCGGCAATTTCGCCGTCCTGGATTTTGTCGGTCAGCGCCGCCAGGCATTGTCGGGCAACCTGGACTTCGACGTCGGTCGGACGTTCGTGCAAATACGTACTGAGTAAATGTGCCGCCGGTGCCGCATCGCGCGCGGCAAAGTCCAACTGTCGGTCGAATGCCCTGGGCACGATCAGCGCCACGCCAGGCGATGTGCGCAGCTCGGGTACCTCGATCGCCGTCAGGAACGACGCGTGCTGGGCCTCTAGCAGCGGGTGCAGATTCTGCCACACAATGCGCGGGATAAGCCTGTCATTCGACGATTGCGCGGCCACGCGCACCAGAACATGAATAGCATCGAGCCCCTGAATCCTCGTCGCCGCGATCGCCACCTGCAGCCGTACATCGGGCGAAGAATCGTTGGCCAATGCCTCGATTTGCGGGACGAGTCCGGCTGATAATTGTGTGGCGTTGCCTGCCGCGCGAACACCCCAAGCACGCAGTCCCGCGTCCGAACAGGCCAGCAGCCCGGAGTGGAAGTCCGACGGCAAATCTCCCATTCCCAGTAGCGCCCACAATCCGTGCATGCGTGCGACGCGCGGAGCGGCTTCGTCCAAGACAAGCCGTTCGAGCTTGGGACGAGAATCTGCGTCCGCGCGCTCGCCGAGTAGCCGCTGGGCGAGGTCGCGGAAGTAAATGTTGGGGCTTCGCAGCCGCGCAATCAGTTGATCGTCCTTTTCCTTGGCCAAGTCGAACGAGCTGGCCCGCGGCGTGTTCTGGTAGCGAACGCGATATAGCCGTCCCTTCGCGCGATCGATGCCCTCGGGATCGCGCCCCGCGTCCTGATAACAGTGATACCGGTCGTACCAATCGAGAATGTACAAGCAACCATCAGGCCCCGTTTTCTGCACCACGGGCATGAACCAGGCATCATTAGCGCTGAGAAAATCGGGTTCGCCGTGACCCGTGTATGTCGACCCGTTGCGGTCGAGGGAATCGCAATTGATGCAATTGCCGTGGATGTTTCCCATGTACAGTTTGCGGCGATACTGCTCGGGATAGGCGTCGCTATCGAAATAGTGAATGCCGCAATACGCGGCTTGTTGATGCCGGTGCTGGACGATC from the Pirellulales bacterium genome contains:
- the trxA gene encoding thioredoxin, yielding MVPSSQWTIEVTDATFDKEVLERSAELPVVIDFWAPWCGPCRQLGPMLEKLADESAGKFLLAKINVDSSPTIAGELRVSSIPAVFAVRNGRLVNQFVGVMPEEQLRAWLQSLEPSEAEKLLGEAMRLEQADPAAAAEKLRAAILLAPQDRPLRLALTRVLLAQDLLDDAEEQIEHLEGEGFLEPEAEGLKAQSVLRRAARGAGDLETVRAAADANPLDMAVQMKLAFALAGSGQYREALERALAVLQTDRKGQGEAARQLMVDVFHVLGSDDELAGEFRRKLSAALY
- a CDS encoding alpha/beta hydrolase, yielding MNSTSSFLLQAMFSLAVAWGVVARCNADEPPQILLWPSGAPGAVGNEDVDKPCIWLHKAPADKAGGAAVIVCPGGGYGHLAMTYEGHEVAQWFNEYGVTAFVLRYRLAPRYHHPMPISDAQRAIRVVRTNAKEWGIDPERVGIMGFSAGGHLASTAATHFDDGQADAKDPTDRVGCRPNFAVLAYPVITLEGEFAHGGSRENLLGKNPPAALVASLSNQTQVTARTPPTFLFHTAADTAVPPENSIMFYEAMRRAKVPGELHVYQTGPHGVGLARNNPVLSTWPECLATWLEERGVLKKKN
- a CDS encoding PVC-type heme-binding CxxCH protein — protein: MLGTSRLLLWSRANVLLLALVQTTVAVAASPAPIPHGQNKAPGEPLAPADAVAKMTVPEGFQVELVAAEPDIVNPVAMTFDERGRIWITESVEYPRHDAGPGRDRIKVLEDTDGDGRADRFTIFADGLNIPSGIAVGAGGVWVANAPDILFLQDTDGDGRADRREVVVTGFGRDDTHELPNSLTWGPDGWLYGLNGVFNRGLVRQDDREYRFTAAMFRIHPRTRRFELFAEGTSNPWGIAWDGEGSAFASACVIDHLWHLVQSGYYHRQAGAYPPFAWKIESIVQHRHQQAAYCGIHYFDSDAYPEQYRRKLYMGNIHGNCINCDSLDRNGSTYTGHGEPDFLSANDAWFMPVVQKTGPDGCLYILDWYDRYHCYQDAGRDPEGIDRAKGRLYRVRYQNTPRASSFDLAKEKDDQLIARLRSPNIYFRDLAQRLLGERADADSRPKLERLVLDEAAPRVARMHGLWALLGMGDLPSDFHSGLLACSDAGLRAWGVRAAGNATQLSAGLVPQIEALANDSSPDVRLQVAIAATRIQGLDAIHVLVRVAAQSSNDRLIPRIVWQNLHPLLEAQHASFLTAIEVPELRTSPGVALIVPRAFDRQLDFAARDAAPAAHLLSTYLHERPTDVEVQVARQCLAALTDKIQDGEIAGKPLELLRAECQAFMKRVLDRGVDHPLYLDVALVAVSWHDPSPLPTVRRALVATDHSDTVRGEAFAALVAAKDHELLTLAEPLLVDRDGASAELRRRVLALLGRLDDDAVADLALRAYPSLEPELKPQVIVLLAGRPAWGRKLMASIAAEQLPASAIDANQIRRLLATGDESLQAEVTRLWGTVRTERSPDREQTIKRARQLVRATVGDPVAGRVIFQKTCGNCHKIYGEGQTIGPDITVNGRGSYEQLLSNVLDPSLVIGAAYQARTVVTEDGRILTGLLDEDSPERIVLRQQGGKTETIPRAQVAQMETSKLSLMPEDIDKQLKPQELIDLLTFLALDHSPDDPSARWLIGFDGAAARDAEKP